One stretch of Clostridia bacterium DNA includes these proteins:
- a CDS encoding glycyl-radical enzyme activating protein, which yields MANTKGMVFNIQRYSIDDGPGIRTTVFLKGCPLRCLWCSNPESQFADPEVAHRDSLCTRCGRCVEACPKQAITLEEKGVRIDRELCDCCGRCTQVCDPGALKVFGSEMSAQEVFEEVRRDVSYYERSGGGVTVSGGEPLQQAEFVAELFVRCREAGIHTCLDTSGYAGQEALEKVLPHTDLVLFDLKHPDPEIHRRLTGVGTAVILRNLRHLAERGTAIVIRIPVIPGCNDRPEEVRALARVVADLGLNRVDLMPYHRFGVGKYQMLDRTYELPDVIPPGREQLESIRQTFEAYGIDCRIRL from the coding sequence ATGGCCAACACCAAAGGAATGGTTTTCAACATCCAGCGGTACAGCATTGACGACGGACCGGGGATAAGAACCACCGTATTCCTCAAGGGGTGCCCGCTGCGCTGCCTCTGGTGCAGCAACCCCGAGTCGCAGTTCGCCGACCCCGAGGTGGCGCACCGGGATTCCCTCTGCACCCGCTGCGGCCGCTGCGTAGAGGCTTGCCCCAAGCAGGCGATCACGCTGGAGGAAAAAGGCGTGCGCATCGACCGGGAGCTCTGCGACTGCTGCGGCCGGTGCACCCAGGTGTGCGATCCGGGGGCGCTGAAAGTATTCGGTAGCGAAATGTCGGCCCAAGAAGTGTTCGAGGAAGTACGCCGGGACGTGTCCTATTACGAGCGCTCCGGCGGCGGGGTAACCGTGTCCGGTGGCGAGCCCTTACAACAGGCGGAGTTCGTAGCCGAGCTGTTCGTCCGCTGCCGGGAGGCGGGTATCCACACTTGCCTCGATACGTCGGGATACGCCGGTCAGGAGGCCCTGGAGAAGGTATTGCCTCACACCGACCTGGTGCTTTTCGACCTCAAGCACCCCGACCCGGAGATTCACCGTCGCCTGACCGGCGTGGGTACCGCGGTCATCCTGCGCAACCTGCGCCACCTGGCGGAGAGAGGTACGGCGATCGTCATCCGCATCCCGGTAATACCCGGGTGCAACGACCGCCCCGAAGAAGTGCGGGCCCTGGCCCGCGTGGTAGCCGACCTGGGGCTAAACCGGGTGGATCTCATGCCCTACCATCGCTTCGGCGTAGGCAAGTACCAGATGCTCGACCGCACCTACGAACTTCCGGACGTAATTCCTCCCGGTCGGGAGCAGCTGGAAAGTATCCGCCAGACCTTTGAGGCCTACGGGATCGACTGCCGGATACGGCTGTAG
- a CDS encoding plasmid pRiA4b ORF-3 family protein — protein MGRAKAALDPSICQFKATLKGIRPPIWRRFQVPNDITLYKLHLVLPDVMGWFNSHLYQFVIHGTCYGDPDLDFEPGANARRVRLWQVLPQPKTRFLYEYDFGDGWQHEVVLEKVLPPVEGVRYPVCLEGARACPPEDCGGP, from the coding sequence GTGGGAAGGGCAAAGGCTGCTCTGGATCCGAGCATCTGCCAGTTTAAGGCCACGCTCAAGGGCATACGGCCGCCAATCTGGCGACGGTTTCAAGTACCGAACGACATCACTCTCTATAAGCTCCACCTGGTGTTGCCGGACGTTATGGGGTGGTTCAATAGCCACCTCTACCAGTTCGTCATTCACGGCACCTGTTATGGAGATCCCGACCTCGACTTCGAGCCGGGCGCGAACGCCAGGAGGGTAAGGCTCTGGCAGGTGCTGCCGCAGCCCAAAACCAGGTTCCTGTACGAGTACGACTTCGGCGACGGGTGGCAGCACGAGGTGGTGCTGGAGAAGGTGCTGCCGCCTGTCGAAGGGGTTCGCTATCCCGTGTGTTTGGAAGGCGCCAGGGCCTGCCCGCCCGAGGACTGCGGCGGCCCCTAG
- a CDS encoding xanthine dehydrogenase family protein molybdopterin-binding subunit, protein MSNGEGLRFIGREMPRRDAADIVTGRARFLTDMVLPGMLYGKVARSPHPHALIKSIDTGRAARVEGVKAILTHLDAPPNWRGGTPPVVRVVDAKVRFAGDAVALVAATTEEAAEEAASLIRVEYQELPPVFDPEEALKPGAPELYAEFPGNVVTPGLPAFGPKCLTELVMGDPEKGLAEADVVVEGSAAYENLPNPISAEPPGVIAWWEAPEAVTLWVSSQSPFRDAEIVRRVLGEQVKVRTIGLTCGGSFGSKALSWLWYCYAVLLSRATGRPVKMVMSREEQLATFTLRPGCRLQAKIGMKKDGTVTAVVGRWLIDTGYYSRTTQAQVAVGLGELQLMLRCRNWNLKPTIVCTNRAASGQVRGFGGQELKAVVMPVLSRALAELDLDPFEFLKKNYVKPGDGYYWRDGLWYVYRGVDYAAAMDKGAQVFGWREKWKGWLKPTTVNGAKRTGVGVCVHGNADIGEDASEAIVRLQPDGTAVLLFCVAEHGTGQKSNYAKMVAEVLQLPLDRVQVTPADSLISPYVGPGGGSRGTYAIGSAVIRAAEDAKARLLEVLAPKLGVHPEELETENGEVFIKADPERRLPWRAMGVDRTIVGFGRFEPDYTLANCLMSFVEVEVDTETGQVSLLRVVNATDVGTIIDPLGLRGQLNGCLGSAGIDSALFEETVLDSQHGWVLNANLVEYKWRTFADLPPIENVILETPFPSHRFGAVGIGEIATSPGPAAVLMAVSNALGTWITEYPLTPERVLKALAKVKCSAEPGGAVKGHSSGSEPCAHLPQRVGGKVAAAARILTGVAKGTNRNHVEWLVEQS, encoded by the coding sequence GTGAGCAACGGTGAGGGTCTGCGCTTCATCGGTCGAGAAATGCCCCGCCGGGACGCGGCGGACATCGTTACCGGTAGAGCCCGGTTCCTAACCGATATGGTTTTGCCCGGCATGCTTTACGGGAAGGTGGCCAGAAGCCCCCATCCGCACGCCCTTATCAAGAGCATAGATACCGGTCGGGCCGCCCGGGTGGAAGGCGTAAAAGCGATATTAACTCACCTCGATGCGCCGCCTAACTGGCGAGGCGGGACGCCCCCGGTGGTACGGGTAGTGGACGCCAAGGTGCGCTTTGCCGGCGACGCGGTAGCTTTAGTAGCCGCTACCACGGAGGAAGCGGCCGAGGAGGCGGCCAGCCTAATCCGAGTAGAGTACCAGGAACTACCCCCGGTCTTCGATCCCGAAGAAGCTCTGAAACCCGGCGCCCCAGAACTCTACGCCGAGTTTCCCGGCAACGTGGTCACGCCCGGACTGCCCGCCTTCGGTCCCAAATGCCTTACCGAACTGGTCATGGGCGACCCGGAGAAGGGGCTGGCCGAAGCGGACGTGGTAGTGGAGGGTTCGGCTGCCTACGAAAATCTGCCCAACCCGATTTCGGCCGAGCCGCCGGGCGTAATTGCCTGGTGGGAGGCCCCGGAGGCAGTAACCCTTTGGGTGTCCAGCCAATCGCCTTTCCGGGACGCCGAGATCGTCCGCCGGGTTTTGGGCGAGCAGGTAAAGGTAAGGACCATCGGGCTCACCTGCGGCGGTAGCTTCGGCTCTAAGGCGTTATCGTGGCTGTGGTACTGCTACGCGGTGCTTCTCAGCCGGGCCACCGGCCGGCCGGTGAAAATGGTCATGAGCCGGGAGGAACAGCTCGCCACCTTTACTCTGCGCCCGGGCTGCCGCCTTCAGGCCAAAATCGGCATGAAGAAGGACGGCACGGTGACCGCCGTGGTCGGCAGGTGGTTAATCGATACCGGCTACTATTCCCGTACCACCCAGGCCCAGGTGGCGGTAGGCCTGGGCGAGCTGCAGCTCATGCTGCGCTGCCGCAACTGGAACCTCAAGCCTACCATCGTCTGCACCAACCGCGCCGCTTCCGGCCAGGTGAGAGGCTTCGGCGGTCAGGAGCTAAAGGCGGTGGTGATGCCCGTCCTTTCTCGCGCTTTGGCCGAGCTGGATTTGGACCCGTTTGAGTTTCTCAAGAAAAATTACGTCAAGCCTGGCGACGGCTACTACTGGCGTGATGGCCTCTGGTACGTGTACCGGGGGGTGGACTACGCTGCGGCCATGGATAAAGGCGCGCAAGTGTTCGGCTGGAGAGAGAAGTGGAAGGGCTGGCTTAAGCCCACCACGGTCAACGGGGCGAAGAGGACCGGGGTGGGGGTGTGTGTGCACGGGAATGCCGATATCGGTGAGGATGCCTCGGAGGCCATAGTGCGGCTGCAACCGGACGGAACGGCGGTACTGCTCTTCTGCGTGGCCGAGCACGGGACGGGCCAGAAAAGCAATTACGCCAAGATGGTGGCTGAGGTGTTACAACTACCCCTCGATCGGGTACAGGTGACTCCGGCGGATTCTTTGATCAGCCCTTACGTAGGGCCGGGGGGCGGGTCGCGAGGAACTTATGCCATTGGGAGCGCGGTGATCCGGGCCGCCGAAGACGCCAAGGCCAGGCTGCTTGAAGTTTTGGCCCCCAAGCTGGGTGTACACCCGGAGGAGCTGGAAACCGAAAACGGGGAAGTCTTTATCAAGGCGGACCCCGAGCGCCGGCTTCCCTGGAGGGCCATGGGGGTGGACCGCACCATCGTGGGCTTCGGGCGCTTTGAGCCCGACTACACCCTGGCCAACTGCCTGATGAGCTTCGTAGAAGTAGAGGTAGACACCGAAACCGGGCAGGTTTCCCTTCTGCGGGTGGTGAACGCCACCGACGTGGGCACGATAATCGATCCTCTGGGGCTGCGCGGGCAGCTCAACGGCTGTCTGGGTTCGGCCGGCATCGACAGCGCCCTCTTTGAGGAAACGGTGCTCGACTCCCAGCACGGGTGGGTGCTCAACGCCAATCTGGTCGAGTACAAGTGGCGCACCTTTGCCGACTTACCCCCCATCGAAAACGTGATTCTGGAAACCCCCTTTCCCAGCCACCGCTTTGGGGCGGTAGGTATAGGCGAAATTGCCACCTCCCCCGGCCCGGCGGCGGTGCTCATGGCCGTCTCCAACGCTCTGGGCACCTGGATCACGGAGTACCCGCTGACGCCGGAACGGGTGCTTAAGGCCCTGGCGAAGGTGAAGTGCAGTGCCGAACCGGGCGGTGCTGTGAAAGGTCACAGTTCGGGAAGCGAGCCCTGCGCACATCTTCCGCAGCGTGTGGGTGGAAAGGTTGCGGCAGCGGCAAGAATCTTGACCGGGGTGGCGAAAGGGACGAATAGGAATCACGTTGAATGGCTGGTGGAGCAGTCGTGA
- a CDS encoding RAMP superfamily CRISPR-associated protein — protein MNWEFIAYIASGAHYQEGSPLPWGLAAGLVDEASVRFFRGSKEEARSRYIGAATQTFTLPQEIVNALPDFSHLPSPHWLGLEVEFELVTPWYSRDDRVFHLLDNPVRKDRVFGVPFLAASGWKGMLRWACRLQAGLREHLGKGGCFREGQDPDWILYLFGNEKGEEEHSRQGALVFYPTWFDKIDIEVINPHGREGRAGTQPIYYEVVPGRKPKEDNPDELEEGGKGTLYLLYAPWPGTRPPVPVSEIIPRLIGAIETLLTTYGISSKRTAGWGTAEIVRWKACKSGCHPIQSGSKETFCRELAEWLAEG, from the coding sequence ATGAATTGGGAATTCATTGCCTACATCGCTTCCGGTGCCCATTACCAGGAAGGATCCCCTCTTCCCTGGGGACTGGCGGCGGGCCTGGTGGATGAGGCTTCGGTTCGCTTCTTCCGGGGCAGCAAGGAAGAGGCGAGAAGCCGTTACATAGGCGCCGCAACGCAGACATTCACCCTTCCGCAGGAAATAGTTAACGCGCTACCCGATTTCTCTCACCTGCCCAGCCCCCACTGGCTCGGCCTGGAGGTAGAGTTTGAGCTGGTGACGCCTTGGTACTCCAGAGACGACCGGGTCTTCCATCTACTAGACAACCCGGTGCGCAAGGATCGGGTGTTTGGAGTACCCTTTCTGGCCGCCTCCGGTTGGAAGGGGATGCTACGCTGGGCCTGCCGCCTGCAGGCCGGGCTGCGGGAGCACCTCGGCAAAGGAGGGTGCTTTAGGGAGGGGCAAGACCCGGACTGGATCCTCTACCTATTCGGCAACGAAAAGGGCGAGGAAGAGCATTCTCGTCAGGGGGCGCTGGTCTTCTACCCCACCTGGTTCGACAAGATAGACATCGAAGTAATTAACCCGCACGGCCGGGAGGGGCGCGCCGGCACTCAGCCCATCTATTACGAGGTGGTACCGGGAAGAAAGCCCAAGGAGGATAACCCGGACGAACTCGAAGAAGGAGGCAAAGGCACGCTCTACCTGCTCTACGCCCCCTGGCCGGGGACAAGGCCCCCGGTTCCCGTTTCGGAGATCATTCCCCGGCTTATTGGGGCGATCGAGACCCTGCTCACCACCTACGGTATCTCCTCTAAACGGACGGCAGGTTGGGGCACGGCGGAAATTGTCCGGTGGAAGGCCTGTAAGAGCGGCTGCCACCCGATTCAGAGTGGCTCGAAAGAGACCTTCTGCAGAGAATTAGCAGAGTGGCTCGCCGAGGGGTGA
- a CDS encoding 4Fe-4S binding protein, whose product MCLRVFLGQVLEFEKLMARLEFRINQDKCRYPKCHHCAENCPVGAIDFTVSPPLFTRRCIECGLCEQTCPQGAIEVDWQSVQDIHDRVSYPEDRPSTNILNLC is encoded by the coding sequence GTGTGCCTCAGAGTTTTCCTCGGCCAGGTCCTGGAATTTGAGAAGCTCATGGCGCGGCTGGAGTTCCGAATCAACCAGGATAAGTGCCGCTACCCGAAATGTCACCACTGTGCGGAAAACTGCCCGGTCGGGGCCATAGACTTTACCGTTTCCCCGCCGTTGTTTACCCGGCGCTGCATCGAGTGCGGTCTGTGCGAGCAGACCTGCCCGCAAGGCGCCATCGAAGTGGACTGGCAATCGGTCCAGGACATCCACGACCGGGTTAGCTACCCTGAAGACAGGCCGAGTACTAACATTCTCAATCTCTGCTAG
- a CDS encoding aldehyde ferredoxin oxidoreductase has translation MYRALRVNLSTLTVTEEPAKKEYLGLGGRGLVARVLRDEVDPTCDPLGPENKLVLCTSALAGLGLSSSSRLSVGCKSPLTGGIKEANSGGTVPFYLARHGIQLVIIEGAARGEGPWVVRVDARGRASLEEAPECREMNNYELVARLRSRYGPGIAVASIGAAGERCYRNAAVMVTEYGTDYPCRAAARGGVGAVMGAKGVKAVVVEKPETPYSAPVADPERLAAVRRELHRLMAEGAKDHELRQIGTVAAVLHHAEAGQVPVRNFSGKRLEGLEGISGERFREIASRRGKTGLPCQSGCILRCANLLYDQEGRLLTAGLEYETVALCGANCGITDLEAVARLDYLCDDLGIDTIETGATIALCMEAGRIPWGDAKAAAELIREMMAGTEFGRVLGQGAEAVGRYLGVERIPVAKHQAMAGYDPRGAPITAVAYATSPMGADHTTAPSFGVSGDVSPEEICNLSRNLQILFATWDNLFCALAAIFWGGHLDKLAALYAAAYGGPAEPDRLLDLGRNTIRWEKEFNRAAGWTEADDVLPEFFYREKSEVTGTAFNIPPEVMRGTLKGLVDKG, from the coding sequence GTGTATCGGGCGCTTCGCGTGAACCTGAGTACGCTGACCGTAACCGAAGAGCCGGCGAAAAAGGAATATCTCGGTCTGGGCGGCCGAGGACTGGTGGCGCGGGTCCTGAGGGATGAGGTAGATCCAACTTGTGACCCGCTCGGCCCGGAAAACAAACTGGTTCTCTGCACCAGCGCGCTGGCAGGATTGGGACTCTCTAGCTCCAGCCGTCTTTCCGTAGGTTGCAAGAGTCCGCTGACCGGGGGCATTAAGGAGGCCAATTCCGGCGGCACCGTGCCCTTCTATTTGGCCCGGCACGGGATCCAGCTGGTAATAATTGAGGGGGCAGCGCGAGGAGAAGGGCCCTGGGTGGTCAGGGTCGACGCCCGTGGCCGGGCCTCTCTGGAGGAGGCCCCGGAATGCCGGGAGATGAACAACTACGAACTGGTGGCCCGGCTCCGCTCCCGGTACGGCCCGGGGATTGCCGTGGCCTCCATCGGGGCGGCGGGCGAGCGTTGCTACCGGAACGCGGCAGTCATGGTTACGGAGTACGGCACCGATTATCCCTGCCGGGCCGCCGCCAGGGGCGGAGTAGGAGCGGTGATGGGCGCCAAAGGGGTCAAGGCGGTGGTGGTGGAAAAGCCGGAGACTCCTTATTCTGCGCCGGTGGCCGACCCGGAGCGGCTGGCGGCGGTAAGGCGGGAGTTGCACCGGCTAATGGCCGAGGGGGCCAAGGACCACGAGCTGAGGCAGATCGGCACCGTAGCCGCCGTGCTGCATCACGCCGAGGCGGGCCAGGTTCCGGTGCGCAACTTCTCCGGTAAGAGGCTGGAAGGCCTGGAGGGGATCAGCGGGGAGCGCTTCCGGGAGATTGCCTCCCGGCGGGGGAAAACGGGACTTCCCTGCCAGTCGGGTTGCATCCTTCGGTGTGCAAACCTCCTATACGACCAGGAGGGTCGGTTGCTCACCGCCGGCCTGGAATACGAGACCGTGGCCCTCTGCGGGGCCAACTGCGGGATAACCGACCTGGAGGCGGTAGCCCGCCTGGATTACCTCTGCGACGACCTGGGCATCGACACCATCGAGACCGGGGCCACCATTGCCCTGTGCATGGAGGCGGGCCGGATACCGTGGGGGGACGCCAAGGCGGCCGCGGAATTGATCCGCGAGATGATGGCGGGAACGGAATTCGGCCGGGTGCTGGGGCAGGGAGCGGAGGCGGTAGGCCGGTACCTCGGAGTAGAACGCATCCCGGTGGCCAAGCACCAGGCCATGGCCGGATACGATCCCCGGGGAGCGCCGATCACCGCCGTGGCCTACGCTACCAGCCCCATGGGAGCCGACCACACCACCGCGCCCTCCTTCGGAGTAAGTGGGGACGTTAGTCCCGAGGAAATCTGTAACCTCTCAAGAAACCTTCAGATCCTCTTTGCCACCTGGGATAACCTCTTTTGCGCCTTGGCGGCCATTTTTTGGGGCGGCCACCTGGATAAGCTGGCGGCCCTGTATGCGGCCGCCTACGGCGGGCCGGCCGAGCCGGACCGCCTGCTGGATCTGGGCCGGAACACCATCCGGTGGGAAAAGGAGTTCAACCGGGCGGCGGGGTGGACGGAAGCGGACGATGTGCTGCCGGAGTTCTTCTACCGGGAAAAATCGGAGGTAACCGGCACCGCCTTTAACATCCCGCCGGAGGTAATGAGGGGAACCCTGAAAGGCTTGGTGGACAAAGGATGA
- the cmr1 gene encoding type III-B CRISPR module RAMP protein Cmr1 gives MAVVTDTSNLIDVHEWRFTALTDIWTGDAYRRGDRLVRTGLLGSVRWWFEVVVRGLGGSACDPSDRWDRCPGPHQDPSGSSHRCVACELFGCTRWARKFRFEVTDPTGRPVVGAIRRNQEFILRFVPLRPVGREEWALLDLTLRLIAEYGAMGGRAVLKPSDEPARENRPHHRDYGLVRLEQTPSPPLVACCKEALREYVRGGRARQGGWRQVEQGNFAWASLQNFWCVKDRYLARQDTTYSSFNLVLGRKQDKSEKERKGKRIVRWSDLLEDPKDEVSRWLAGRRPGGEGDTGPASKKVLSFKSPQEGRRTFGFVKPDTVSFEEIKSRLKKVWQDFRPEEEFLTGEQILDDLCHQRGGSP, from the coding sequence GTGGCGGTGGTGACTGACACTTCCAACCTCATTGACGTTCACGAATGGCGCTTTACCGCCCTGACCGACATATGGACGGGGGACGCATACCGGCGAGGTGACCGTTTGGTGCGGACCGGCCTCCTCGGTTCCGTCCGCTGGTGGTTTGAGGTGGTAGTACGGGGATTGGGCGGTAGCGCGTGCGACCCTTCGGACCGGTGGGATCGCTGCCCCGGTCCGCATCAGGACCCCTCCGGCTCGAGCCACCGCTGCGTAGCCTGTGAGCTGTTCGGTTGCACTAGGTGGGCCCGCAAGTTCCGCTTTGAGGTAACGGATCCGACCGGCAGGCCGGTAGTCGGTGCCATTAGAAGGAACCAAGAATTCATTCTGCGTTTCGTGCCTCTCCGCCCTGTTGGCAGAGAAGAATGGGCTCTGCTCGATCTTACTCTGAGGCTGATAGCCGAATACGGGGCTATGGGCGGCCGGGCGGTGCTAAAGCCGTCCGATGAGCCGGCCAGGGAAAACAGGCCGCACCACCGGGATTACGGTCTGGTTAGGCTTGAGCAAACGCCATCGCCGCCATTGGTCGCGTGCTGCAAAGAGGCACTCCGGGAATATGTCCGGGGTGGCAGGGCAAGGCAGGGCGGCTGGCGCCAGGTGGAGCAAGGCAACTTTGCCTGGGCCTCCCTACAGAACTTCTGGTGTGTGAAGGACAGGTATTTGGCCAGGCAGGATACCACCTATAGCAGTTTTAACCTGGTACTTGGCCGCAAACAGGACAAGTCGGAGAAAGAGAGAAAGGGAAAGCGTATTGTTCGCTGGAGCGACCTGCTTGAGGATCCTAAGGATGAAGTATCTCGCTGGCTGGCCGGGCGAAGGCCCGGCGGCGAGGGAGACACCGGCCCGGCAAGCAAGAAGGTCCTTAGCTTTAAATCCCCCCAGGAGGGGCGGCGCACGTTTGGCTTCGTCAAACCCGACACGGTGAGCTTTGAGGAAATAAAGAGTCGCCTTAAAAAGGTATGGCAAGACTTCAGGCCGGAGGAGGAATTCCTGACCGGCGAGCAAATCCTTGACGACCTTTGTCACCAACGGGGAGGCAGCCCATGA